One window from the genome of Hyperolius riggenbachi isolate aHypRig1 chromosome 6, aHypRig1.pri, whole genome shotgun sequence encodes:
- the LOC137521052 gene encoding retinol dehydrogenase 8-like, giving the protein MAMKNVLITGCSSGIGLAIAAKLAKDDQKRFKVYATMRNLAKQDDLLQVTEGCVGRTMEVKELDVCSEESIKNCVSSIPDRRVDILVSNAGMGLIGPIECQSIEEMKTVMDTNFFGLVRLLKEILPDMKRRKNGHIVIISSVMGIQGILFNDVYAASKFAVEGFCESLAIQALKFKLHLSLIEPGPVITEFERKVFDDGMKMDLSAADPETADMFTNVYLKNYKSIFQSLGQTAEEVAEHTMKIILSDNPPFRHQTNNLYTPMTTLKYADPNGDLPIDTFYKMVFQHDKIFNASLNFIKLLRWRSKKSFDLGKSQS; this is encoded by the exons ATGGCGATGAAAAACGTTCTCATCACAGGATGCTCATCGGGAATAGGACTGGCTATTGCAGCAAAGCTGGCCAAGGATGACCAGAAGAGGTTCAAAG TTTATGCAACGATGAGAAACCTGGCAAAACAGGACGATCTGCTTCAAGTGACTGAAGGATGTGTTGGGAGAACTATGGAGGTAAAAGAGCTGGATGTGTGCAGTGAGGAGTCCATCAAGAACTGCGTCAGCAGCATTCCGGATCGCAGAGTTGACATTTTAG TGAGTAATGCAGGAATGGGGCTTATCGGCCCCATCGAATGTCAAAGCATCGAAGAAATGAAAaccgtgatggacacaaatttctttgggttggtcagacttctgaaaGAGATATTACCGGACATGAAGAGGAGGAAGAATGGGCACATCGTAATAATAAGCAGTGTGATGGGAATACAAG GCATTTTGTTTAATGATGTGTATGCTGCCTCCAAGTTTGCTGTTGAAGGTTTCTGTGAAAGTCTTGCAATTCAGGCATTGAAATTCAAACTGCA CCTCAGCCTGATTGAACCTGGCCCGGTGATCACAGAGTTTGAAAGGAAGGTATTTGACGATGGGATGAAGATGGACCTTTCTGCCGCAGATCCAGAAACTGCTGACATGTTCACCAACGTctatcttaaaaactataagtctATCTTCCAGAGTCTCGGCCAGACAGCTGAGGAAGTggcagag CATACCATGAAAATCATTCTGTCAGATAATCCACCATTCCGGCACCAGACTAACAACCTCTACACTCCAATGACAACACTAAAATATGCTGACCCCAATGGAGACTTACCCATTGACACCTTCTACAAGATGGTATTTCAGCATGACAAAATTTTCAATGCAAGCCTCAATTTCATCAAACTGTTGAGATGGAGGAGTAAGAAAAGCTTTGACCTTGGGAAGAGCCAGTCATAA